The Thalassotalea psychrophila genome window below encodes:
- a CDS encoding helix-turn-helix domain-containing protein has protein sequence MTTIALLEVFNRPKERQNVFLKGLLLLLLIHLAGELFIYSGAYVYAPALAGAQFPFRVLLGPALYFYAHATMSPDKAIDKRLWALAISGPILVVLVMVPFIFMISPAEKLALANPVTRDPELWKIAVFTCLSATFVFIFFTVLFLVMALKLHNSHRQQLMERFSEIEQRSLGWFRTVLLIWGAVWLMYAIEFSLSALGWFWFGSGKLLPILEVFALAIFIQKALNQKILNQSDKGIPRASQTRTALLSSERMQLIASKLERTMIDDKLFLQDNLSLNKLSESISETENHISETLSQFLQTKFFQFVNGFRVEEAKKALQDRDKLITSIAYDVGFNSKSTFNTAFKKIVGYSPSAYRNLLLENKQ, from the coding sequence ATGACAACAATCGCTTTATTAGAGGTTTTTAATAGGCCAAAGGAAAGACAAAATGTTTTCCTTAAAGGTTTGCTTTTGTTATTGCTGATACATTTGGCAGGTGAGCTTTTTATATATTCAGGCGCATATGTTTATGCGCCAGCACTAGCTGGTGCACAATTTCCATTCAGAGTTTTGCTTGGGCCAGCCCTCTACTTTTATGCGCATGCAACTATGTCACCAGACAAAGCAATAGATAAACGGTTGTGGGCATTGGCAATATCTGGACCTATTTTAGTTGTGCTGGTAATGGTTCCTTTTATTTTTATGATTAGCCCAGCAGAGAAACTGGCTTTAGCTAACCCCGTTACAAGAGACCCTGAGCTTTGGAAAATAGCCGTATTTACTTGTTTATCCGCGACCTTTGTATTTATCTTTTTCACTGTTTTATTCTTAGTAATGGCCTTAAAGCTCCACAACTCACACCGTCAACAACTTATGGAACGCTTTTCTGAAATTGAGCAACGTTCATTAGGTTGGTTTAGAACTGTACTGCTAATTTGGGGAGCTGTATGGTTAATGTATGCTATTGAATTTTCTCTAAGTGCGTTGGGCTGGTTTTGGTTTGGCTCAGGCAAATTACTGCCAATTTTAGAGGTTTTTGCGCTGGCTATTTTTATCCAGAAGGCATTAAACCAAAAAATTCTTAATCAATCAGATAAAGGCATACCTCGTGCCAGCCAGACTAGAACCGCTTTACTTAGTTCTGAAAGAATGCAATTGATTGCATCAAAACTGGAACGGACTATGATCGATGACAAGTTGTTTTTGCAAGATAACTTATCGCTAAACAAGCTATCTGAATCTATCTCTGAAACTGAAAACCACATTTCAGAAACGCTCTCTCAATTTTTACAGACCAAATTTTTCCAATTTGTTAATGGCTTTCGAGTTGAAGAAGCGAAAAAAGCTTTACAGGATAGAGACAAATTAATCACTAGTATTGCCTATGACGTTGGTTTTAATTCTAAATCGACATTCAATACCGCGTTTAAAAAAATAGTTGGTTATAGTCCATCAGCATATCGAAATTTACTACTCGAAAATAAGCAGTAA
- the gcvP gene encoding aminomethyl-transferring glycine dehydrogenase gives MSTQTLSQLEQTQDFIRRHIGPNSEQTKAMLNDIGADSVDALIDEIVPANIRLTELPAIGESKTEVKALSDLKAVASLNVVNQSNIGLGYYPTHTPGVILRNVLENPGWYTAYTPYQPEIAQGRLESLLNYQQMCLDLTGLDLASASLLDEGTAAAEAMALAKRVSKNKKSNLFFIADSVFPQTIDVVKQRADMFGFDLVFGPAEDVVNHNVFGALLQYPTASGEVSDITPLIEAVHANKGIVAVAADIMSLVLLKAPGELGADVVIGSSQRFGVPMGYGGPHAAFFTTSDKYKRSLPGRIIGVSKDTRGKDALRMAMQTREQHIRREKANSNICTAQVLLANMAAFYAVYHGPKGLKVIAQRMHRFADILCLGTAQQGLTAIHQNYFDTLTFAVDNKEEIVARALANGVNLRVDVDGQVGVALDETTTRENLITLFDVLLGEGHGLDVAELDAAIVSCGHSSIPAALVRESAILTHPVFNSYHSETEMLRYIKKLENKDLALNHSMISLGSCTMKLNATAQMIPVSWPEFANMHPFAPIDQAQGYKHMIDELGDWLVELTGYDNISMQPNSGAQGEYAGLIAIHKYHESRGDSHRNICLIPSSAHGTNPASAQMVGMKIVVTACDKDGNVDMADLKAKAEEYSENLACIMITYPSTHGIYETTIKEICEIIHANGGQVYLDGANMNAQVGITSPGFIGADVSHLNLHKTFAIPHGGGGPGMGPIGVKAHLAPFLPDHAIVTVNESNKGNGAVSAAPFGSAGILCISYMYVAMLGKQGVTDSTKYAITNANYLAHKLSEHFPILYTGNNGRVAHECIVDLRPLKEASGITEMDVAKRLMDYGFHAPTMSFPVAGTLMIEPTESEAKVELDRFVEAMASIRNEIAKVENGEWTLEDNPLHNAPHTLADITDASWERGYSIQEAVFPVAAAAANKFWPTVNRIDDVFGDRNLICSCPAVSTYED, from the coding sequence TTACCAGCCATTGGTGAAAGCAAAACTGAAGTTAAAGCGTTAAGCGACTTAAAAGCGGTTGCTAGCCTTAACGTAGTAAATCAATCAAACATTGGTTTAGGGTATTACCCAACGCATACTCCGGGCGTAATTTTGCGCAACGTGCTTGAAAACCCAGGTTGGTACACGGCTTATACGCCATACCAGCCAGAAATTGCTCAAGGCCGTTTAGAGTCGTTATTAAACTACCAACAAATGTGTTTAGACTTAACCGGTTTAGACTTAGCATCGGCATCACTTCTTGATGAAGGTACCGCAGCAGCTGAAGCTATGGCTTTAGCAAAACGTGTATCTAAAAACAAAAAATCAAACTTGTTCTTTATTGCTGATAGCGTTTTTCCACAAACTATTGACGTTGTTAAGCAACGTGCAGACATGTTTGGTTTTGATCTTGTTTTTGGCCCAGCCGAAGATGTGGTTAACCACAATGTATTTGGTGCGTTATTACAATACCCAACAGCATCGGGTGAAGTGTCTGACATTACCCCGCTTATTGAAGCGGTTCATGCGAACAAAGGTATTGTTGCAGTAGCTGCCGATATTATGAGTTTAGTGTTACTTAAAGCGCCAGGCGAGTTAGGCGCTGACGTAGTAATTGGTTCAAGCCAACGTTTTGGTGTACCAATGGGTTACGGCGGACCACATGCTGCGTTTTTCACTACTTCTGATAAGTACAAACGTTCATTACCGGGTCGTATTATTGGTGTATCTAAAGATACTCGCGGGAAAGATGCGCTGCGTATGGCAATGCAAACTCGTGAGCAACATATTCGCCGCGAAAAAGCCAACTCAAACATTTGTACCGCACAAGTATTATTAGCCAATATGGCAGCGTTTTACGCGGTTTATCATGGGCCTAAAGGTTTAAAAGTAATTGCACAGCGTATGCACCGTTTTGCTGATATTTTATGTTTAGGTACAGCGCAACAAGGCTTAACCGCAATTCATCAAAATTACTTTGATACGTTAACGTTTGCTGTCGACAACAAAGAAGAAATTGTTGCTCGTGCTTTAGCAAACGGCGTTAACTTGCGTGTTGATGTAGACGGTCAAGTTGGTGTTGCTCTAGATGAAACAACAACTCGTGAAAATTTAATCACATTATTTGATGTGTTACTTGGTGAAGGCCATGGTTTAGATGTTGCAGAATTAGATGCCGCTATCGTGTCATGTGGTCATTCTTCAATTCCTGCTGCACTTGTACGTGAGTCTGCTATTTTAACTCATCCAGTATTTAACTCGTACCACTCAGAAACTGAGATGTTACGTTACATCAAAAAACTGGAAAACAAAGATTTAGCGCTTAACCATTCAATGATTTCATTAGGTTCATGTACGATGAAACTTAATGCGACTGCGCAGATGATCCCAGTATCATGGCCTGAATTTGCTAATATGCACCCGTTTGCACCAATCGATCAAGCGCAAGGTTACAAGCATATGATTGATGAGTTAGGTGATTGGTTAGTTGAACTTACCGGTTACGATAACATCTCTATGCAACCAAACTCGGGTGCTCAAGGTGAGTATGCAGGTTTGATCGCTATTCACAAATACCATGAAAGCCGCGGCGACAGCCATCGTAACATTTGTTTAATCCCATCATCTGCGCACGGTACTAACCCTGCCTCTGCACAAATGGTTGGCATGAAAATCGTAGTTACCGCCTGTGATAAAGACGGTAACGTTGATATGGCTGATTTAAAAGCAAAAGCCGAAGAGTATTCTGAAAACCTTGCTTGTATCATGATCACCTATCCATCTACGCACGGTATATACGAAACAACAATCAAAGAGATTTGTGAAATCATTCACGCTAATGGCGGTCAAGTGTACCTTGATGGCGCTAACATGAATGCTCAGGTTGGTATTACTTCTCCTGGTTTTATTGGTGCAGATGTTTCGCACTTAAACTTACACAAAACCTTTGCTATTCCACACGGTGGCGGTGGCCCAGGTATGGGACCAATTGGTGTTAAAGCTCACCTTGCGCCATTCTTACCTGATCACGCAATAGTTACTGTTAATGAATCAAATAAAGGCAACGGCGCGGTATCGGCGGCACCATTTGGCTCTGCAGGTATTTTATGTATTTCTTATATGTACGTTGCCATGCTGGGCAAACAAGGTGTAACCGATTCAACTAAATACGCAATTACCAACGCAAACTACCTCGCGCACAAGTTAAGCGAACATTTCCCTATTTTATATACGGGCAACAACGGCCGCGTAGCACATGAGTGTATTGTTGATTTACGTCCACTTAAAGAAGCTTCAGGCATTACTGAAATGGATGTGGCAAAACGTTTAATGGACTACGGTTTCCATGCGCCAACAATGTCATTCCCAGTAGCGGGTACATTAATGATTGAGCCAACTGAGTCGGAAGCGAAAGTTGAACTTGACCGTTTTGTTGAAGCAATGGCGAGTATTCGCAACGAGATTGCCAAAGTTGAAAATGGTGAATGGACCCTTGAAGATAATCCTCTTCATAATGCTCCACACACATTAGCAGACATTACTGATGCATCTTGGGAACGTGGCTATTCTATCCAAGAAGCAGTATTCCCTGTTGCAGCAGCAGCGGCGAATAAGTTCTGGCCAACGGTTAATCGTATCGATGACGTATTCGGCGACCGTAACTTAATTTGTTCTTGTCCTGCAGTTTCGACTTACGAAGACTAG
- a CDS encoding DUF6326 family protein: protein MKVFEWDGNRRNLLPFLWIYLTANYIYCDVFTLHLAKYLEAFLSGDVGGMKITEEFLLVFAVIMQIPVIMIVLSKFLTFKLNKYFNIVAGIITTSIQAFTVTMGGTLHYMFFSFFEIFTGLFIIYLAVTWKQEKVEI from the coding sequence ATGAAAGTTTTTGAATGGGATGGCAATCGTAGGAACCTATTACCTTTTCTTTGGATTTATCTAACAGCGAATTATATCTATTGCGATGTGTTTACTTTACATCTTGCCAAATATTTAGAGGCATTTTTATCTGGTGATGTAGGTGGCATGAAGATCACAGAAGAATTTTTATTAGTATTTGCCGTAATAATGCAAATTCCTGTGATCATGATTGTTTTGTCTAAGTTCTTAACGTTCAAACTAAACAAATATTTTAATATTGTTGCGGGTATCATTACTACGTCCATACAAGCCTTTACGGTGACAATGGGCGGCACACTTCACTATATGTTCTTTAGTTTTTTTGAGATTTTTACCGGCTTATTCATTATTTATTTAGCAGTCACTTGGAAACAAGAAAAAGTGGAAATTTAA